One segment of Candidatus Eisenbacteria bacterium DNA contains the following:
- the sppA gene encoding signal peptide peptidase SppA yields the protein MKQIRISRFCGRPAVRLCLRLMVMTVLLLPLFHTPVPADHLVGEGLLARIAAVALEDDAGANLINPAGLGWSTGQDLYLILSELHRQVPSPAGTVGSPSVDDQRRRLLGAGGQYRRVGIAFERLDSGGRSRVDQWTLGFSQSMRRWLSTGYSLSRLHVGDISAWRFKVGLLARPHDAVSIGCTISDLFQSRIDPDVLHRSYRAGLGLRPLPGRLRERWTLFAEIEGDEQEKWIDDAILATGFRIEPLSGIHLSAALSNPLNEFGDDPQFHVGLAVQFSTSRIEGVYGWHADDDTTRSAGGALHLLGDRPRTLSKNPVFTSLALRGSLSDETRSGIPLPIPFVGGGRRTGVGSIMTALKNAREDSDIRGVLLKIGSVSGGSHLDEIRHQIQQIQALGKPVIAYIEEGGSHNGYGLATACDGIVLAPGSALYLLGVRSDILYLGEMMDSLGIGMSRIASGEFKTAYERYELGSASPGFREEMEALFDDHWSRWVEAVAAGRNLDPARVRELADGRVLRAEEAMIAGLVDSVGTVDLARRWLSTMAGMDDGEAPLTSTIHRRLRRTAWGPQPIVAVYYMNGFVSVGSSRRPIFGDKILGADTVRRDLKALAANKAVKAVVLRVESGGGLGLGGTLIREAVLDLKASGKPVIVSMGRVAASAAYHFSAAADYLFASPGTYTGSIGVILVRPDYAGLLNRLHIHPETIERGDRMGLWTQVRPLTDEEREMAGGWVRAEYEDFIADVAEDRAMTPDSVNSIAKGRVWTGRQALERGLIDEIGGLEDAIGAARERAGLSARAKIVPIVRPSHRSIMNLARGFLFRTVWGDQESAAEESRFWASAGLIPGTEILIDPASLFPHGMGSSILPLEYSPIGDLLLKE from the coding sequence ATGAAACAAATCCGGATTTCAAGATTTTGCGGCCGACCGGCCGTCCGCCTTTGCCTCAGGCTCATGGTCATGACGGTCCTTCTCCTCCCGCTTTTCCACACCCCGGTTCCCGCGGACCATCTGGTGGGGGAGGGGCTTCTCGCGCGCATCGCCGCGGTCGCTCTGGAGGATGATGCCGGCGCCAATCTAATCAATCCGGCGGGTCTGGGATGGTCGACCGGGCAGGATCTCTACCTGATCCTGAGTGAGTTGCACCGGCAAGTGCCCTCACCGGCCGGCACGGTGGGATCTCCGTCGGTCGATGATCAACGGCGGCGTCTGCTTGGGGCTGGAGGGCAATATAGAAGAGTGGGAATAGCCTTTGAACGCCTTGATAGCGGCGGCCGTTCCCGTGTCGACCAGTGGACGCTGGGGTTTTCACAATCGATGCGGCGTTGGCTTTCGACCGGATACAGTCTATCAAGGCTTCATGTCGGTGACATCTCGGCCTGGCGCTTCAAGGTGGGACTGCTGGCCCGCCCGCATGACGCCGTTTCGATTGGTTGTACTATCTCAGACCTATTTCAATCCCGTATCGACCCCGATGTCCTGCATCGTTCGTATCGCGCGGGCCTCGGCCTTCGTCCCCTGCCGGGCCGATTGAGGGAGAGATGGACCTTGTTTGCGGAGATCGAGGGGGATGAGCAAGAAAAATGGATCGATGACGCCATCCTCGCCACCGGCTTCCGCATAGAGCCGTTATCCGGCATCCATCTCTCAGCCGCCCTCTCCAATCCCTTGAATGAGTTCGGCGACGATCCCCAATTCCATGTCGGTCTGGCGGTTCAGTTTTCGACCTCCCGGATCGAAGGCGTTTATGGGTGGCATGCCGATGATGACACGACGCGCTCCGCCGGCGGCGCCTTGCATCTGCTGGGCGACCGTCCACGGACACTCTCCAAAAACCCTGTTTTTACCTCTCTGGCGTTGAGGGGATCCTTGTCGGATGAAACCCGAAGCGGGATCCCCCTGCCGATCCCCTTTGTTGGGGGAGGGCGCCGCACCGGTGTCGGTTCGATCATGACCGCGCTGAAAAATGCCCGCGAGGATTCCGACATCCGCGGTGTTTTGTTAAAGATTGGATCCGTCTCCGGCGGCAGCCATCTGGACGAGATCCGTCATCAGATCCAACAGATTCAGGCGTTGGGCAAACCGGTCATAGCCTATATCGAAGAGGGGGGATCGCATAACGGATACGGTCTCGCGACGGCGTGCGACGGTATTGTACTGGCCCCCGGGTCCGCTCTTTATCTGCTGGGTGTGCGCTCCGACATCCTCTATCTCGGCGAGATGATGGACAGTCTCGGCATCGGGATGAGCAGGATTGCGAGTGGGGAATTCAAAACAGCTTATGAGCGATACGAGCTGGGTTCAGCGAGCCCCGGTTTTCGTGAGGAGATGGAAGCGCTCTTCGATGATCACTGGTCCCGGTGGGTTGAGGCGGTCGCCGCCGGCCGGAATCTTGATCCCGCAAGGGTGCGCGAGCTGGCGGATGGCCGCGTTCTGAGAGCCGAGGAGGCCATGATCGCCGGCCTGGTCGATTCGGTGGGAACGGTCGATCTGGCCCGGCGGTGGCTCTCTACTATGGCCGGCATGGATGATGGGGAAGCGCCGCTGACGAGCACCATCCATCGGCGCCTTCGGCGGACCGCTTGGGGGCCGCAGCCCATCGTTGCCGTCTATTACATGAATGGTTTTGTTTCCGTCGGTTCCTCGCGCCGCCCGATCTTTGGGGACAAGATTCTGGGTGCTGATACGGTTCGGCGGGATTTGAAGGCGCTGGCGGCGAACAAGGCGGTCAAGGCGGTCGTCCTGCGCGTCGAATCGGGTGGAGGTTTGGGGCTCGGCGGAACTTTGATCCGCGAGGCGGTCCTGGATCTCAAGGCCTCCGGCAAGCCGGTTATCGTCTCGATGGGGCGTGTGGCCGCTTCCGCCGCCTATCATTTCTCGGCGGCGGCCGATTATCTCTTCGCTTCCCCAGGCACCTACACCGGCTCGATCGGCGTCATCCTGGTTCGCCCCGATTATGCCGGGCTCCTCAATCGTCTGCATATCCACCCCGAGACGATTGAGAGGGGCGACCGGATGGGTTTGTGGACCCAGGTCCGACCGCTGACGGATGAAGAGCGGGAGATGGCCGGGGGGTGGGTTCGGGCCGAGTACGAAGATTTTATTGCCGATGTCGCCGAAGATCGCGCGATGACGCCGGATTCTGTGAACAGTATCGCCAAGGGGCGGGTTTGGACCGGCCGGCAGGCGTTGGAGCGGGGTCTGATCGACGAGATCGGCGGGCTGGAGGATGCGATAGGAGCGGCGCGTGAGAGGGCCGGTCTTTCCGCGAGGGCGAAGATTGTCCCGATCGTCCGCCCCAGCCACCGTTCCATCATGAATCTCGCCCGGGGATTTCTATTCAGGACGGTTTGGGGCGATCAAGAATCGGCGGCCGAAGAATCCCGCTTTTGGGCATCCGCCGGTCTTATACCCGGCACAGAAATTTTAATCGACCCCGCTTCTTTGTTTCCACATGGGATGGGAAGCTCTATCCTTCCCCTTGAGTATTCCCCGATTGGAGATCTGCTACTTAAAGAATGA
- a CDS encoding YIP1 family protein yields MTFTESIKESLEIVKLNREAYRRTAENPETFTWALVITAIAGVSSGLGPGMIGSAGFVWLPIAALAGLFIGVGIMHLLAMLFGGQGDFMGFVKVCGFGRIVGWAGVIPFVGGLVQLWMLPIVFIALQEHHKLDTAKAVIVLLIPTVVFGLLAIIMGAFIGAAILGGAFLGGH; encoded by the coding sequence ATGACATTCACCGAATCGATCAAGGAATCCTTGGAAATCGTAAAGCTTAACCGCGAGGCTTACCGGCGGACGGCGGAAAACCCCGAGACGTTCACTTGGGCTCTTGTTATCACGGCGATCGCCGGTGTTTCCAGCGGGCTTGGGCCCGGAATGATCGGCAGCGCCGGTTTTGTTTGGCTCCCCATCGCCGCCCTCGCCGGACTCTTCATCGGTGTCGGAATCATGCATCTCCTCGCCATGCTCTTCGGCGGCCAAGGCGATTTCATGGGTTTTGTTAAAGTCTGCGGGTTCGGCAGGATCGTCGGCTGGGCGGGTGTTATCCCCTTTGTGGGCGGATTGGTTCAGCTCTGGATGCTTCCCATCGTTTTCATCGCGCTCCAAGAGCATCACAAGTTGGATACGGCCAAGGCGGTCATCGTCCTCTTGATCCCGACCGTTGTCTTCGGTCTGTTGGCGATCATCATGGGCGCCTTCATTGGAGCCGCGATACTGGGTGGAGCCTTCCTGGGAGGCCACTAA
- the ychF gene encoding redox-regulated ATPase YchF has protein sequence MGLRIGILGLPNVGKSSLLNALTSAGVEASNYPFTTIERNVGMVSAPDPRLEILAATLEPDEVIPASVTFVDIAGLIEGASRGEGLGNKFLAHIREVDALAHVVRCFNDENVVHVHGVVDPIADLEIVETELLLADLDRVERTAEKIKKVFKAKPTAALPLMEILDMAAGRLRGGEPGRRWPRELLESLRREEAFQDLHLLTAKPVVIVANVQEDHLDGEPWISRLRERLGVAEEVIPIPIKLEAEISELPEDEAAEFLKELGAGERGLDRLVRTGARLLKLITFYTIANDKLQAWNIPEGTRAVDAAGRIHTDMAKGFIRMEVMAYKDLVDTRSRVELHRKGLIRAEGKDYRIADGDVCQVLFKV, from the coding sequence ATGGGATTACGCATCGGTATCCTGGGACTCCCCAATGTCGGGAAGTCGAGTCTTTTGAATGCCCTCACCTCCGCCGGTGTCGAGGCCTCGAACTATCCCTTCACGACGATCGAACGCAATGTGGGGATGGTTTCCGCGCCCGATCCGCGGCTGGAAATCCTGGCCGCGACGTTGGAGCCCGATGAAGTCATTCCGGCCTCCGTCACGTTTGTCGATATCGCCGGATTGATTGAGGGGGCCAGCCGGGGCGAGGGTCTGGGCAACAAATTTCTCGCCCATATCAGAGAGGTTGATGCGCTGGCGCATGTCGTTCGCTGCTTTAACGACGAGAATGTTGTTCATGTCCACGGCGTCGTCGATCCGATCGCCGACCTGGAGATAGTCGAAACGGAACTTCTGCTGGCCGACCTTGATCGCGTCGAGAGGACGGCCGAAAAGATAAAGAAGGTTTTCAAGGCCAAGCCCACCGCCGCCCTGCCGCTGATGGAGATCCTTGATATGGCGGCCGGCCGGTTAAGGGGCGGTGAACCCGGCCGCCGCTGGCCGCGGGAGCTGCTGGAATCCCTGCGCCGCGAGGAAGCATTTCAGGATCTGCATCTGCTCACGGCAAAACCGGTGGTCATCGTGGCGAATGTACAAGAAGATCATCTCGATGGCGAGCCATGGATCAGCCGCCTGCGGGAACGGCTGGGGGTTGCTGAAGAGGTGATCCCGATCCCGATTAAGCTTGAAGCCGAAATCTCCGAACTGCCGGAGGATGAAGCGGCCGAATTTCTAAAGGAACTCGGCGCAGGGGAACGGGGATTGGACCGGCTTGTTCGGACCGGCGCCAGGCTGCTCAAGCTGATCACCTTTTATACAATCGCTAATGATAAACTTCAGGCCTGGAATATCCCTGAAGGGACCCGGGCGGTTGACGCCGCCGGGAGAATTCATACCGATATGGCGAAAGGATTCATCCGGATGGAGGTTATGGCCTATAAAGACCTGGTCGATACGAGGTCCCGGGTGGAGTTGCACCGCAAGGGGCTCATCCGGGCCGAGGGAAAGGATTACCGCATTGCGGATGGGGATGTTTGCCAGGTTCTGTTCAAGGTTTGA
- a CDS encoding DUF885 domain-containing protein gives MTKNANKEFDRLAGRIFKAAMTLNPTEASWLGVHGANDRKLPDRSAAACKRERAQIEAFIKALDRFKGSELSMERSVDLKLTRGGLSAQKAMIDKFPYWQLMPQHYVDEVIFGIYVPMIRNYAPVGRRAEDILGRMKAIPHFFRQAGRNIKRPPRVFTETAILSARGALDFLDTALAGFINDLRDPALKKKLKAEMVRTRAATEAYLKELQGPILSRSTGRYAVGKVLFKKLLRDRHGISYDPDDLLKIGWKVYRRTIREMKSVAAEIDKQKNWHQIIAGLRDDHPTARGLVPAYFKAMDQARRFVRKKRLVSFPEGESIQVVPTPAFARPILPYAAYLSPAPFEKEQKGTFWVTPPDASLPKEHQKVMLQGHMRPGIAVTALHEAYPGHHLQLSVANRLSHPLRHLFETSVFAEGWALYCEEMMYEQGFYKSKESRLLQLKDLLWRSCRVIIDVSLHTRNMSFDEAVDFLIKKAHLVRPNADAEVRRYCATPAQPMSYIMGKILILDLLEDYKRWKGPAFDLRTFHDDLLSHGTIPVGLVRREMGVPGR, from the coding sequence GTGACGAAGAATGCCAACAAGGAGTTTGATCGTCTGGCCGGCCGGATTTTTAAAGCGGCGATGACGTTGAATCCGACAGAAGCGAGCTGGCTCGGGGTGCACGGCGCAAATGACCGCAAGCTGCCGGACCGCTCCGCCGCGGCGTGCAAGCGGGAACGGGCTCAGATAGAGGCGTTCATTAAAGCACTCGATCGATTCAAGGGTTCTGAACTGTCCATGGAACGGTCTGTCGATCTGAAATTGACCCGGGGCGGCTTATCAGCGCAGAAGGCGATGATCGATAAATTTCCCTACTGGCAGCTGATGCCGCAGCATTATGTCGATGAGGTCATCTTTGGAATCTATGTCCCCATGATCCGCAATTACGCTCCGGTGGGAAGGCGGGCCGAAGATATCCTCGGCCGGATGAAAGCGATCCCGCACTTCTTCCGACAAGCCGGGCGGAACATCAAGCGACCGCCCCGTGTCTTTACCGAGACGGCGATCCTCTCGGCGCGGGGGGCGTTGGATTTTCTCGACACGGCCTTGGCGGGTTTTATCAATGATCTGCGGGATCCCGCCTTGAAGAAGAAATTGAAGGCGGAGATGGTGCGAACCCGCGCGGCGACGGAAGCTTATCTGAAGGAATTGCAGGGACCGATTCTTTCCCGTTCGACAGGCCGGTACGCTGTGGGAAAGGTATTGTTCAAGAAGCTTCTCCGGGACCGCCACGGCATTTCTTATGATCCCGACGACCTCCTCAAAATCGGTTGGAAAGTCTATCGCCGGACCATCCGGGAGATGAAATCGGTCGCGGCGGAGATTGACAAGCAGAAAAATTGGCACCAGATCATCGCCGGTTTGAGGGATGATCACCCGACCGCCCGAGGGCTTGTCCCCGCCTATTTCAAGGCGATGGATCAAGCGCGGCGGTTTGTGCGGAAGAAAAGATTGGTCTCGTTTCCAGAGGGGGAATCGATCCAGGTCGTGCCGACACCGGCTTTTGCCCGGCCGATCCTGCCCTATGCCGCCTATTTGAGCCCGGCGCCCTTTGAAAAGGAACAGAAGGGCACCTTCTGGGTGACACCGCCTGACGCCTCTTTGCCGAAAGAGCATCAAAAGGTGATGTTGCAGGGTCATATGCGCCCCGGTATCGCGGTGACCGCGCTCCATGAGGCCTACCCCGGGCATCATCTTCAGCTTTCGGTCGCCAACCGTCTCTCCCATCCCCTCCGGCACCTATTCGAAACAAGCGTCTTCGCCGAGGGATGGGCCCTTTACTGTGAAGAGATGATGTACGAACAGGGCTTTTACAAATCCAAGGAATCGCGGCTTTTACAATTGAAAGATCTTTTATGGAGGTCCTGCCGGGTTATCATTGATGTCAGCCTGCACACCCGTAACATGAGTTTTGACGAGGCGGTCGATTTTCTTATTAAAAAAGCCCATCTTGTCAGGCCGAACGCCGACGCTGAGGTGCGCCGTTATTGTGCAACGCCGGCGCAGCCGATGAGTTATATTATGGGCAAGATTTTGATCCTCGACCTGTTGGAAGATTACAAGCGGTGGAAGGGACCGGCTTTCGACCTGCGCACGTTCCATGATGATCTACTGAGCCACGGCACGATCCCCGTCGGGCTCGTCCGCCGGGAGATGGGTGTGCCCGGCCGCTAA
- a CDS encoding CotH kinase family protein — MNSKCRIGHPPCGTLVRLVMLLMALLLVGLSLPAGATFEIAVNCGGDSLAGGSGRTFLADQPWDGVSWGYVGGYSAGSWNPIGGAPDSILYRTVRSSNFAFDYYFNVPNGLYEVTLHFSDVINHWYGMSAMRLECEGVALLTGFDIFEFVERCYALDTRFLVEVTDELMNINFTPEQGFAQVCALEIVTAGAAPGPPGPPANLRVIPGYDCMIVDWDPVDISNLKGYRVERRRQSSALWHTVQEPEFLMTRYIDENVQGGDEFSYRISAVDLAGSSSNPCPPLSGTVRHRYESQLRDYEIFALEPHLILLNQNILSDDYIPIDFQWGTHYWEEAGVRYRGKSNIYGPKKNWKVALFEGSLEGQDRVNLNSGYADPSLIREAFGFRMAELAGSPTCRTRRINLYLNGRHRGLHTQIEQIDEDWLQTRDIPESSPVFKCYAGLHILPEYEYQNWYIRGTGDSTDLQPIIDLIDTIHNTPDDEFPEVISGAVDLVYLANWYAFQVLNGNRDFATHNFYAVLDESRDRWFFIPWDLDVTYGSSGTYLHTFDPYTPIDIGTEAHPDVRGFNGLINRLLQFPQFRWMIAKRITDLLNGPYALQDWRDELQAQLDEIAADVDADFHKWGWETSGLQAEHAGRIENYIEQRHAFLLTAAASYSPDLDPGLRLNEFMAKNETTIRDEFGEYEDWIEVMNISDHPIDLGGMRLSDDLRNPRKWAFPDTIIPSAGYLLVWADNDPEQGPLHATFKLDADGETVALWESDEDGNVLLDHLDFGQQTEDVSLARMPDGFGDWVYSTTPTPGDNNDPASSSEPRQATAAVPSIRIAPNPVTDRVTLTLLFKEASMVTARAPLGIYDAAGRRVAVIELEGTPPSTTIRLKDLRPRPSPGIYWIRPLRSVRPGFRAAKIIYLGD; from the coding sequence GTGAATTCAAAATGCCGGATCGGCCATCCGCCGTGCGGGACGCTCGTCCGGCTCGTGATGCTTCTGATGGCCCTCCTCCTCGTTGGGTTGTCCCTGCCCGCCGGCGCGACATTCGAGATCGCCGTGAATTGCGGCGGCGACAGCCTTGCCGGCGGCAGCGGCCGAACCTTCCTGGCCGATCAACCCTGGGACGGCGTTTCCTGGGGTTACGTGGGAGGATATTCCGCCGGGTCATGGAATCCGATCGGCGGCGCGCCTGATTCGATTCTCTATCGCACCGTCCGAAGCAGCAACTTCGCCTTTGATTATTACTTTAACGTTCCCAACGGCCTATACGAGGTCACCCTCCATTTTTCCGATGTCATCAATCATTGGTATGGAATGAGCGCGATGCGCCTTGAATGCGAAGGTGTCGCGCTTCTTACCGGCTTTGACATTTTTGAGTTTGTTGAACGCTGCTATGCCCTCGACACCCGGTTCCTGGTAGAGGTCACCGACGAATTAATGAACATAAACTTCACCCCGGAGCAAGGATTTGCGCAGGTTTGCGCCCTCGAGATTGTTACGGCCGGCGCGGCTCCCGGCCCTCCGGGCCCGCCGGCAAACCTGCGCGTGATCCCCGGCTATGATTGCATGATCGTTGATTGGGATCCCGTTGATATCTCAAATCTCAAAGGGTACCGGGTTGAACGCCGGAGACAATCATCAGCGCTCTGGCATACCGTCCAAGAGCCGGAATTTCTCATGACCCGTTATATCGACGAGAATGTTCAAGGAGGCGATGAGTTTTCCTACCGTATCAGCGCCGTCGATCTAGCCGGATCGTCCTCCAATCCCTGCCCGCCGCTTTCCGGCACGGTCCGCCACCGTTATGAATCACAGCTCCGCGACTATGAAATCTTTGCATTGGAACCTCATCTGATTTTGTTGAATCAAAACATCCTCTCTGATGATTATATTCCGATCGATTTTCAGTGGGGCACCCATTACTGGGAAGAGGCGGGGGTCCGCTACCGTGGAAAATCGAATATCTACGGCCCCAAAAAGAATTGGAAGGTGGCTCTCTTCGAAGGCTCGCTTGAGGGTCAAGACCGCGTGAATCTGAACAGCGGCTATGCCGATCCCTCCTTGATCCGCGAAGCGTTTGGGTTCCGGATGGCGGAACTTGCCGGGAGCCCGACCTGCCGGACACGGCGAATCAATCTTTACCTGAACGGCCGGCACCGCGGCCTTCACACACAGATCGAGCAGATCGATGAGGATTGGCTGCAAACACGGGACATTCCTGAATCCTCACCGGTCTTCAAATGTTATGCCGGCCTGCATATCCTCCCTGAGTACGAATATCAAAACTGGTATATCCGCGGCACGGGAGACAGTACGGATCTACAACCGATCATCGATCTGATTGATACGATTCATAACACGCCGGATGATGAATTTCCCGAGGTTATCTCCGGTGCCGTTGATCTGGTATATCTTGCGAATTGGTATGCCTTTCAGGTTCTCAATGGGAACCGTGATTTCGCAACGCACAATTTCTACGCCGTTTTGGACGAAAGCCGGGATCGCTGGTTCTTCATCCCCTGGGACCTGGATGTCACCTACGGAAGCTCGGGAACCTATCTCCACACCTTCGATCCCTACACACCGATCGACATCGGAACAGAAGCGCATCCCGATGTCCGTGGATTCAACGGATTGATAAACCGCCTTCTTCAGTTTCCCCAATTCCGGTGGATGATTGCAAAACGTATAACCGATCTGCTGAATGGCCCCTACGCGCTTCAAGATTGGCGCGATGAATTACAGGCCCAGCTTGATGAGATCGCCGCGGATGTCGACGCCGACTTTCACAAATGGGGATGGGAAACCAGCGGCCTGCAGGCGGAGCATGCCGGACGTATTGAGAACTATATTGAACAACGGCACGCTTTCCTTCTCACGGCGGCCGCATCCTACAGCCCCGATCTCGATCCCGGTCTTCGATTGAATGAGTTCATGGCCAAGAATGAAACCACGATCCGTGATGAATTCGGGGAATATGAGGATTGGATTGAGGTGATGAATATATCGGATCACCCTATTGATCTTGGCGGAATGCGGCTTTCCGATGATCTCCGCAATCCGCGGAAATGGGCTTTCCCGGATACGATCATCCCGTCGGCCGGTTATCTCCTGGTCTGGGCGGACAACGATCCCGAACAGGGACCACTCCACGCCACTTTCAAACTCGATGCCGACGGTGAAACGGTCGCCTTGTGGGAGTCCGATGAAGACGGAAATGTCCTGCTGGATCACCTCGACTTCGGCCAGCAGACAGAAGATGTCTCATTGGCGAGAATGCCGGATGGTTTTGGAGATTGGGTCTATTCGACCACTCCGACACCCGGTGACAATAATGACCCGGCTTCATCCAGTGAGCCCCGGCAGGCCACGGCGGCCGTCCCATCCATAAGAATCGCACCCAATCCGGTCACCGACCGGGTAACTTTAACATTACTGTTTAAAGAGGCTTCCATGGTCACCGCCCGGGCGCCGCTTGGAATTTATGACGCCGCCGGGCGCCGCGTGGCCGTTATCGAACTCGAGGGTACGCCCCCTTCAACCACCATCCGGCTTAAGGATCTCCGGCCCCGGCCGTCGCCGGGGATCTATTGGATCCGGCCCCTCAGATCCGTACGGCCGGGATTCCGCGCCGCAAAAATCATCTATCTCGGCGATTAG
- a CDS encoding DUF4931 domain-containing protein, with product MPEFRQNLATREWVIIARESSLKPEDFTPPLRGPQDPIPHRRSDCPFCPGNEAATPTSVFTLSTNDHWSLRVVPNKFAALSEAQDHTAINEGCFLKAGGYGIAEVVIETPRHDLTIASMEDSEVARIVQAYKTRALSMEAKPDIRLVTIFRNYGPLAGTSIEHPHSQLIATPIVPPHVDDPIQKAREYFRDNKHCVFCAILEEELSQSVRILDQNEHFVAFCPFASHTPFETRIYPKRHAPSFTLISEDEVTAFARILQRTMARIHLCLGVPNYNYLIRSAPAGNGDADEYHWYFVVLPRITTPAGFEIGTGIFVNSVPPEMAAAYLRDCDPEAARFQRKGNPY from the coding sequence GTGCCTGAATTCAGGCAAAACCTCGCGACCCGTGAATGGGTCATCATTGCCCGGGAATCATCTCTGAAGCCTGAGGATTTCACGCCCCCCCTGCGCGGACCGCAGGACCCGATCCCTCACCGCCGCTCCGATTGCCCCTTCTGCCCGGGCAATGAAGCGGCGACACCCACATCGGTCTTCACGCTGTCAACCAACGACCACTGGAGCCTCCGGGTCGTCCCCAACAAATTCGCCGCGCTCAGCGAAGCGCAGGATCATACGGCGATAAATGAAGGGTGTTTTCTCAAGGCGGGCGGCTATGGCATCGCCGAAGTTGTCATTGAAACCCCGCGGCATGATCTCACGATCGCATCAATGGAAGATTCCGAGGTCGCAAGAATTGTACAAGCCTATAAAACCCGGGCGCTGAGCATGGAGGCCAAGCCGGACATCCGTCTCGTCACCATCTTCAGGAATTACGGCCCGCTGGCGGGAACATCCATTGAGCATCCCCACTCACAGTTGATCGCGACACCAATCGTACCGCCCCATGTCGATGACCCGATACAAAAGGCGCGGGAATACTTTCGCGACAACAAGCATTGCGTATTCTGCGCCATTCTCGAAGAGGAACTGAGCCAATCCGTCCGCATTCTCGATCAAAATGAGCATTTTGTCGCCTTCTGCCCCTTCGCTTCACATACCCCTTTCGAAACCCGTATCTATCCGAAGCGGCATGCTCCATCTTTCACATTGATAAGCGAAGATGAAGTCACGGCCTTTGCGCGGATTCTTCAGCGAACGATGGCGCGCATTCACCTCTGCCTCGGTGTGCCGAACTACAATTATCTGATCCGCTCGGCTCCGGCGGGGAACGGCGACGCCGATGAGTATCACTGGTATTTTGTCGTCCTCCCCAGGATCACAACCCCCGCCGGCTTCGAGATCGGCACCGGAATCTTCGTCAACAGCGTCCCACCGGAGATGGCCGCCGCCTACCTCAGGGACTGCGATCCAGAGGCGGCCCGGTTCCAAAGAAAGGGGAATCCATATTAA
- a CDS encoding histidinol phosphate phosphatase, with protein sequence MSQDLEQALKLAERAARTGGQLALYHFRKGIDARRKPDGSPVTDADISAEKAIRNVLEEGMPGVPVLGEEMGGGSPDQAATGSRWIVDPIDGTRNFIKGIPIFATLVALERDGECVVGASYAPAMGDMTSAARGLGCRCNDRPVRVSDVDSLQQAFFLFGGINGLLQPESEKRFLALMNKTDRQRSFGDYYGHQLVALGRAEMMLETGIHPWDIAPFKIIIEEAGGRFTDLSGQPSIYNGSALATNGRLHDEVLSIWNGSPAPSGG encoded by the coding sequence GTGAGCCAGGATCTAGAGCAGGCTTTAAAATTGGCCGAGCGCGCCGCCAGAACCGGCGGGCAGCTGGCCCTGTATCATTTCCGCAAGGGAATCGATGCCAGGCGGAAGCCCGACGGATCGCCGGTCACCGATGCCGATATCAGCGCCGAGAAGGCGATCCGCAACGTTCTTGAGGAAGGCATGCCGGGTGTTCCCGTGCTGGGTGAAGAGATGGGCGGCGGCTCGCCCGATCAGGCCGCGACGGGATCCCGCTGGATCGTCGACCCGATTGACGGCACACGCAATTTTATAAAGGGGATTCCGATTTTCGCCACACTGGTCGCTCTCGAACGGGATGGGGAGTGTGTCGTGGGCGCCTCATATGCTCCGGCGATGGGTGATATGACATCGGCCGCGCGCGGCCTGGGATGCCGCTGCAATGATCGACCGGTCAGAGTTTCTGATGTCGATTCCCTGCAACAGGCTTTTTTCCTGTTCGGTGGGATCAACGGGCTTTTGCAGCCGGAGTCTGAGAAACGTTTTTTGGCTCTGATGAATAAGACCGACCGGCAGCGGAGTTTCGGCGATTATTACGGCCATCAACTCGTGGCCTTGGGGCGGGCCGAGATGATGCTGGAAACCGGAATCCATCCCTGGGATATCGCGCCCTTCAAGATTATTATTGAAGAAGCGGGAGGGCGGTTCACCGATCTGTCCGGCCAACCTTCAATATATAACGGTTCTGCTTTGGCCACGAATGGAAGGCTTCATGACGAAGTTCTATCCATCTGGAACGGATCCCCCGCTCCATCAGGGGGTTGA